In the Candidatus Tisiphia endosymbiont of Melanophora roralis genome, ATTATTATATTTACGCTAGAGTGCTTTAGGTTTCTGTAAAAATTTTCAACCTAAAACAAATCAGTTTGATGTAAGACATCGGTTTAATAGCCTATGGTGTCGTCCTTGCAGGCGTTATGTCATTCCTGTGTAGGGAGGAATCTAGAAAAATGACCAAGATAGCTTGTGTTGAGTTATTTTAGACCCCTGCCTACGTAGGGGTAACATCACCCCTAATGGCGATAATTACTTGAGTCTACTATTAATTTATTATATCAATATTTGAGGTTATAAATCAATATCAAAACGAAGTAAAGATAGGGAAATATCGACTATAAGCATAGAAATGAGGATTTTGGAAGTTCTTCTTTTGATAAACTAATTCATTTCCATCTATATCTACAATATTTCCACCACTAGCTTTAATTAACGCATGTCCCGCTGCAATATCCCATTCCATAGTTGGACCAAACTTGGGATAAATATCCGCCTTCCCTTCTGCTACTAAACATAATTTAATTGAACTTGGTATAGTAACTATTTCAGTAATTAGATGTTTCTTTAGGAATTTCTTGATATCTGAATTTGACGAATGTGAGCTAACAACAGCCCTATAATGAGTTTTAGGTAGGGCATCAAAGCTTGTTTCTACGCCATTTTGTTCAATTCTTAAAGCATTATTAGCATCTGTATAATGTAATTTTTGCACGGATGGTTGATAGATAAAACCAATAATAGGCATACCATTTTTTATCAATGCAATATTTACTGTATACGTATCCTCACCTTTGATATAACTTTTTGTACCATCAATCGGATCAATCAACCAAAATTGATTGCTATTCAAAGCAATTATATCTCTTTCTTCACAAACTACAGGAATATTAGGTGCTAGGTCCTTTAAACCATCATATATAAAGCTACTAATTTCCTTATCAGCATTTGTCACGGGAGAATTATCATCTTTATAAGAAACTATTAACCCTAAATCTCTTCTAATTAGAGCAATCCCACCAGCTTCAGTAATTAAACTTTTTAAAGACTTAATTAAATTAAGCATCATTTATTATTCATTATTTGCTATTTGTTATAAATTGTTTAGCCTCATCATCTTCTAACCACTTTCCTGTTTTTAATAATATTTCCTGTTGAAATTTCACTATATCCTCCTGTGGAGTACCTTGTAATTCTGTAACGGCTAAATATTCTACCCCATAACAATCTAGATCAATTGTTCTTAAAAAATTATCTATGTTATCTAATTCACTTTTTTTATTCTCAAAGAGAATAATGTTATTAGGTAAAATATTTGTGATACTCATAAACTCACGTAATGCCTGAGCTTTATTTAGATAGTCGGTAAATATTATACCCTTATGAAAAATTGGTGACCTTTTATCAGTTTCATCAAATTTTAATATTTCTTTATTATTAACTTTATCAGTAAATTTAATACCGAGTCTACTTAGCTGCTCATATTGCCATTCCTCATAATTTTTAATCAGTTTACATGCTGGGTTAATTTTAGTAAACCCAAAAACCAAAGCCCCTGAACTTTTCAGTTTATCGATAAATTTTGGCCAACTAGCTTCTACTAACATAACTTGTCTTTGCAATAGCAACTTAGCAATTATCTCATCCATATTAGGATGATATTTTGCCAAACTTGCCAGCTCTTCAACAAACCCTCTATAAGGATTAGCATAACGAAACATCTTAGACTTAGGCGTAACTATTGTATCATCAATATTGATTAGCACTAAGCTAGATGCATCAATTTTTTCAAGTAAATTTTTTACCGTAACAGAATCTATAGAATAAGTGGGAATAATTATTGCATAACTTGTATATGGTAACATGATAAAAATTAACAATAATTTTAATAAAAAGTTATTTTTTATTATCATATGGATTTACACTCTCTTGATTCTTAACTTTGATTTTGTCATTGCTTCTCTTTACTGCATTTACCTTATTAACCAATTCATTAAGTGATTTTTTTAAATCACGAGAATTGAATATTGATTCTTTTTGGTCAGATAATTTATAATTATAGCCAATAAACATCACATTATCGTCATAATTTCTTAGTTGACTTTCCATTGCAGTCAACTCACTGGAATTCCCATCGACCATTATTAAAACTTTTGGCATAAACTTCACTTCTATTAAAAAATTTAATATCAACTGAAATGAGGCATTATTATTACTACTCAATATACCCTGATAAAATGTTGGATAAGTATTATCAAAAGGCTTCATATTATTAAAAATAAGATAATTATGTTGTGGGAAACTATTGGACAAATCAATATTAAATTTCTTTAAATACTCAGCTTCCCATATTTCTAGTTTCTTTATATTGTTAAAGTTACCAGTTAAACCATGATCACTCACAATTACTGGACTACCTTTATCCATTATATTTTTTATAAAATTAGGCAAATTGACATCTAATAACTCATTTTTGTATTCTGTAAGCAGTATTGTATCAAAATAAGTATCCTTTGAGGGTTTAACTGATTTGAATATTTCCTGTAGCTTAGATAATTCATTTTTATTCAATTGGATAATTGGGGGGAAAAATGATTTGAATATAACTTTTTCTCTACCCAAAACCATTAAGATATCTTTAGGGGAATAATTATTGCATAATTCTTCATAGTCCTTATTTATTTGGTCTAAACTACTAGTATCAACAATCTTACTATTTGCCATTAAAGGTAATAGTAATATTATGTAAGAGATGAGTTTATATGTTTTAAATGTAATTCTTCTAATTAGCATAGAAATTGCTCTTATTTTTTGTTTATAACAAAAGTAGTTGTCCTACATCTTTTATATCATACGCAGGTCATCTAACTCAATGTCATTCCCGCGTAGGTAGAGGAATCCATATTATCTAACGACCTTTGCAGGTTATTTTTTGGATTGTATCTTGAATATTAGCTCTTTATGGAGTTAATATGGTCAGGAAGGAGTGACACCGTTTAAATTAGATAGGTCTTTAAAGACCGAAGGGATATTGATGCCCTCCTCCCTTGAATCACAAAGTATGATATACTCTTCTACTTTGAAGAATTGGTTTCGCAAATACTTGCGGGGTATTCGCGTACTCACGTACTTCATGTACGCCTAGTCCGCTCACCCCTTGTTTGTTGTCCCCATTCTCCAAATCATTTGAGTATACGAACGGTAGCAGAATCCTTTAGAGATCGAATTTATAATCATGTATCAAAACTTTGCAAAACAACCACTAATTATAGGTAAAGCAAATGACTGAAAAAAGCAAGATATTTATGGGAATAGATGTTTCAAAAAATACGCTTGATATATCTATGAATAATAGATATCTTTGGCAAACTTGCTTATGCTGAGGAATTTAAAGAAACCACAAAACCTCGACCCGCAGCGGACTATGATGTACGTGAGAAGCAGAGTACCGGTAGCACGAATAAATTACCAGCAGAAGTAGAATTTCGAAAGATATCTATTGAATATATTTGTAATATTGTGGTTAATTGCATTATAATGAGGTTTATGTATAATAACTTTACTTTTATTGACTTATTCGCTGGAATTGGTGGTGTAAGAAGATCATTTGAGTCTGTTGGTGGTAACTGCGTTTACACTAGCGAGATTGATACATCGGCATTAAAAACATATAGAGCTAATTTTAGCTGTGATCATAAAATTGATGGTGATATAACACAAGTACACGAACAAAATGTACCCCCTCACGATATTTTATGTGCAGGATTCCCGTGTCAACCATTTAGTATAGCTGGGGTTTCAAAGCGTTGCTCTTTAGGAATTCCACACGGGTTTTTATGCAATACTCAGGGAACTCTCTTCTTTGATGTTACAAGAATTATCAGCTACCATAAACCAAAAATCGTCTTTTTAGAGAATGTAAAAAATTTATTATCACACGATAAAGGTAAGACATTTGCAATTATTAAAAAAACACTCAGAGATTTAGGTTATACTGTTTCTGAAAGGGTTATTGATGCACGATATTACGTACCACAGCACAGGGAAAGGCTTTTTATAGTAGCAAATAGGATAGATGCAAAAATAAATTTACATAAAATAGATTTGCCCAATACAAAACATATAATTAAAACAATATTTCATTGCCAAAATAATTCAAATAAAGATGACATTACTAATGGCTATGTCGAAAAAAATGGTAAAATTAATAAGAAATATACCCTTACGGACAAACTGTGGCAATATCTACAAGATTACGCAAAGAAACACCGTGCAAAGGGCAATGGTTTTGGTTTTAGTCTTTGCATGGATGATGACATTAGCAGAACTCTGTCAGCAAGATATTATAAAGATGGGGCTGAAATATTAATACATCAAGAAAACTCAAATCCTAGAAGATTAACTCCTAGGGAATGTGCAAGATTGATGGGGTTTCCGGATGATTTTAAAATTGTTGTTAGTGACACGCAAGCATACAAACAGTTTGGTAATTCTGTGGTAATTCCAGTTGTTAGGGAAGTTGCAGAATATATAACAAAATTTCTATAATTCATGAGAACTAACGTGCTATATTCTGGATTATTATCAGACTATTTTGAAATAGTAGCATTTAAAACATTAAGTAAAGTTGATACGATACTCGGTTCTAATCAACATGAATTTAATGGTGACCGTGCATTAAAAGAACTGTTTCGTTTGTGCAATAATAATACACTCGAAAAGAAGCAAATATACTCTACTTTTATTTACTTAAACGAAGATGAATCACAAAATATCTTGCAAGATGCTTTCCTGACTTGGTACGATGCTAGAGCAAAGAGTCATGATAAAACTGGGAGGAGTGAGTATCGACTATATTACCAAACAAATGATGCTACAAAACGAATGAAGAAAGGTGATTTCTTGGCTATTGCAAGAAAAAATGATGTGTTTCATGTAATTATAGCACAGCATAACAGCACTGCAGAAAAACAAATTATGTGGCTCTTTGGAGTTGAAAAAATAGAAGATAATAATAAATTTCAGATTAAGAAAATTCAAAATACAAATAATAAAGTTACCTTTGCATCACGATTTATTTTGGATATTTTAGGCATAAAAGTCCAAGAATTGAATGAAAATTACTTAGAGATAATGCAGAAAAGATTTGACAATAAAATACCAAGTACGAGTGAACTTTCGCAATTCACACTAGAGTTAATGCAAAAAGAAATTGACCCAATTGAAGAGCCGGATGTTGCAATTGTGAGATTATTTGAAAAGGAAGAGGTTCTATACAAAACTCTTGAGAGGATCAAGATAGTTCATAAATTACAAAATGGCTTTATTGAAAATAACAATGTTGATGTTGACAGCTTCTTACAATTTTCATTATCTATACAAAATGCAAGAAAATCTCGTGCTGGTAAAGCTCTTGAGAATCATTTATCTTTTATTTTTAATGCAAACAAGGTGATGTATACACACAGCGGAATAACAGAAAATAAGTCAAAACCAGATTTTATTTTTCCAAATATTGCCAAATATCATGATATACATTTTGCAGATACTGGTTTATCAATGCTGGCAAGTAAAACAACTTGTAAAGATAGATGGAGGCAAATCTTGTCTGAAGCAAAACGAATCAAGAAGAAGCATTTATTTACTTTAGAGCCAAGTATTTCAGAAAATCAAACTCAAGAAATGAAGTCAAATGATTTAACGTTAGTTTTACCGAATGAAATAAAGGCAACTTATACGATAAATCAACAACAAGATATTATAAATTTAAAAGATTTCCTACTGCTTGTTAAAACAAGACAAAATAAATATATTAACCTCAAGTATCGATGTAATAAATTAATAGTAGGCTCAAGTAATCATTGCCATTAAGGGTGATGTCAACCCCTTAACTGTTGAAAGTTAAAAAATCGCCTATTAGCAAAATGCCGTTAGGTGCTGTGGCAATCTTCATGATAGTCAAGACCTCCTTCACAAAATTACCATAACTCTTCTATTAATGCTATGGTATTAGCCCTTAGATCTAGGTCATAATCTATGGTGTTATTTATTATTCGCTTGATATTTGCAAATTTTGTTATCAAATAATCAGGGGAATTAGAACGCAATTGATTAAATATTTTATTCTCTAATTCATTGAATTCAATATTGATATTGAGAGATTTTTTAGTAATTCTATTAACTAGATATAGCATGCTACAAGCAAAATCTCCCCATAATTCCTTGTTTTTACTGGTAAACTCTTCGATAAGATCTAACCTCACTTTAGGATTTGCATAGTTAGCAATATACGTCGTAATTTTAACATATATATCACTTCCCACTAAGCGATTTTGTGATTTTATGTTAATTTTAGCACATCTAGATCTTATAGTACTTATTATTCCGGCAGCCCTTGAGGTAATCAAGAAAATAAAACTATCCTTTGGCGTATCTTCTAAAAGTTTAAGACAGGAATTTGCTGCATTAAGATTCATTAGATCTGCTTGATAAATAACAGCTACTCTATATTTAGAGATTGATGATGTTCTATAAAAAAATTGCTGTAAATCTCTAATTTGGTCAATATATATGTCTTTGACACTGCTCGTCACAGAATTATCCCTAGCTACTAAACGATAATCTGGATGATTTGTTAATTGAATTTTATCTACAATCAAACTGCTTTCTATAAATATAAGCAAATCTTCTAAAGCTTTTGCGGTATCATCAACATCAATCAGCCAACTATTATAAAGCCTAGCCTGTTTGAATCTACATTCAAGATATTCTTTGATCATTCTACTAATGGCATAATAAAAAATAGGTTTCTAGGCTTTGCCAACATACGCGAACTCGGGATAAGAATTAACTAACTCTTATCCCTAACATGGGTCAGAAATGCCAACGTAAGTAATGATACTTGTATGGCAAAAGCAATGTCAACCCCTACGTAGGCAGGGATGACACTAGTTTTGTTGTATTGAACTCAGGTTACTTATTATTACAGGCTTCCTTCATTTTCTTACCGGCTCTAAAGACTGGTTGTTTATAGGCAGCAATATGCATTTTCTCACCAGTTTTTGGATTACGACCTTCACGTGCAGCTCTACTTTGTATATGGAAAGAACCAAACCCCACTAGGTTAACGTCCTCACCACGACTAAGTGCTTTAAGTACACTATCTACAACCCAAGTAAGGGCTTTTTCTGCATCACTTTTTGAATGACCTGCTTCAGCCATTAATGCTACTAATTCTCCTTTATTCATATGATCAACTCTCCAAATAAATTGTTAACATTTCAGACATTAATGTATTTAGTATACTCAAATGATTTAGAGAATGGGATTTAAAAATGAAGAACAAGCGGGGCGTACATAAGGTACGTTGTTACGTTTGTCCTTGATATTTTAAAAAACAATTCTTCAAAGCATTCGAGTATATACTAACATACCAGCAAGATTTGTTATATCTCGTTGGCTAGATTATAGCAAACACTAAATTGACTGCAACTGAGACTTCTTTAGAACTTTTGAATATATTATTTTATAATCTAATTTCAATAAAATTGTATCTATTTTACATCAAGTTAGTTTCTTATCCTGTAGTTAGGAGGATAGTATATTATTTTTGCTTAAATGAAATAATTAGTTGAAAATCATGATAATTTATATATTATAATTTTCTTATTTAATATATAAAAAGGTAACTTTTATGATCACTAGACTATTCTACATATTATTTATTTCAATTTTTAGTTTAAATACTAGTGCTAATCCAGCTCCATTGGGTTTTGAATTAAATAAAGCAAGTATAGCGGATGTAGAGCAAGTATATCAGATTACCAAAAAAGAGAGGAATCATTGGGATGGATATAATTATTATGTTAATGTTAGAGATGTCAAATTAGAAGGGCTGACTGAGTTATTAGTAATATGTAATGATGATAATATTATCCAAGCAATCATCTTAACGATAAATAACGATAAATTTACAGAGTTTTATGAGTTACTTTCAGAAAAATACAAACTCACCCATAGCCAAAACCCTAATTTAGGTAATAAGGAGATTAGATTTGCCGATGGTAGTTGTACTATTATATTAGATGCTCCATTCCTTAGCTTTAGTATGAGTCTTATATA is a window encoding:
- a CDS encoding 3'(2'),5'-bisphosphate nucleotidase CysQ, producing the protein MMLNLIKSLKSLITEAGGIALIRRDLGLIVSYKDDNSPVTNADKEISSFIYDGLKDLAPNIPVVCEERDIIALNSNQFWLIDPIDGTKSYIKGEDTYTVNIALIKNGMPIIGFIYQPSVQKLHYTDANNALRIEQNGVETSFDALPKTHYRAVVSSHSSNSDIKKFLKKHLITEIVTIPSSIKLCLVAEGKADIYPKFGPTMEWDIAAGHALIKASGGNIVDIDGNELVYQKKNFQNPHFYAYSRYFPIFTSF
- a CDS encoding DUF2608 domain-containing protein codes for the protein MIIKNNFLLKLLLIFIMLPYTSYAIIIPTYSIDSVTVKNLLEKIDASSLVLINIDDTIVTPKSKMFRYANPYRGFVEELASLAKYHPNMDEIIAKLLLQRQVMLVEASWPKFIDKLKSSGALVFGFTKINPACKLIKNYEEWQYEQLSRLGIKFTDKVNNKEILKFDETDKRSPIFHKGIIFTDYLNKAQALREFMSITNILPNNIILFENKKSELDNIDNFLRTIDLDCYGVEYLAVTELQGTPQEDIVKFQQEILLKTGKWLEDDEAKQFITNSK
- a CDS encoding DUF2608 domain-containing protein, producing MLIRRITFKTYKLISYIILLLPLMANSKIVDTSSLDQINKDYEELCNNYSPKDILMVLGREKVIFKSFFPPIIQLNKNELSKLQEIFKSVKPSKDTYFDTILLTEYKNELLDVNLPNFIKNIMDKGSPVIVSDHGLTGNFNNIKKLEIWEAEYLKKFNIDLSNSFPQHNYLIFNNMKPFDNTYPTFYQGILSSNNNASFQLILNFLIEVKFMPKVLIMVDGNSSELTAMESQLRNYDDNVMFIGYNYKLSDQKESIFNSRDLKKSLNELVNKVNAVKRSNDKIKVKNQESVNPYDNKK
- the dcm gene encoding DNA (cytosine-5-)-methyltransferase, giving the protein MYNNFTFIDLFAGIGGVRRSFESVGGNCVYTSEIDTSALKTYRANFSCDHKIDGDITQVHEQNVPPHDILCAGFPCQPFSIAGVSKRCSLGIPHGFLCNTQGTLFFDVTRIISYHKPKIVFLENVKNLLSHDKGKTFAIIKKTLRDLGYTVSERVIDARYYVPQHRERLFIVANRIDAKINLHKIDLPNTKHIIKTIFHCQNNSNKDDITNGYVEKNGKINKKYTLTDKLWQYLQDYAKKHRAKGNGFGFSLCMDDDISRTLSARYYKDGAEILIHQENSNPRRLTPRECARLMGFPDDFKIVVSDTQAYKQFGNSVVIPVVREVAEYITKFL
- a CDS encoding type II restriction endonuclease produces the protein MLYSGLLSDYFEIVAFKTLSKVDTILGSNQHEFNGDRALKELFRLCNNNTLEKKQIYSTFIYLNEDESQNILQDAFLTWYDARAKSHDKTGRSEYRLYYQTNDATKRMKKGDFLAIARKNDVFHVIIAQHNSTAEKQIMWLFGVEKIEDNNKFQIKKIQNTNNKVTFASRFILDILGIKVQELNENYLEIMQKRFDNKIPSTSELSQFTLELMQKEIDPIEEPDVAIVRLFEKEEVLYKTLERIKIVHKLQNGFIENNNVDVDSFLQFSLSIQNARKSRAGKALENHLSFIFNANKVMYTHSGITENKSKPDFIFPNIAKYHDIHFADTGLSMLASKTTCKDRWRQILSEAKRIKKKHLFTLEPSISENQTQEMKSNDLTLVLPNEIKATYTINQQQDIINLKDFLLLVKTRQNKYINLKYRCNKLIVGSSNHCH
- a CDS encoding DNA polymerase III subunit delta' (catalyzes the DNA-template-directed extension of the 3'-end of a DNA strand; the delta' subunit seems to interact with the gamma subunit to transfer the beta subunit on the DNA), with translation MIKEYLECRFKQARLYNSWLIDVDDTAKALEDLLIFIESSLIVDKIQLTNHPDYRLVARDNSVTSSVKDIYIDQIRDLQQFFYRTSSISKYRVAVIYQADLMNLNAANSCLKLLEDTPKDSFIFLITSRAAGIISTIRSRCAKINIKSQNRLVGSDIYVKITTYIANYANPKVRLDLIEEFTSKNKELWGDFACSMLYLVNRITKKSLNINIEFNELENKIFNQLRSNSPDYLITKFANIKRIINNTIDYDLDLRANTIALIEELW
- a CDS encoding HU family DNA-binding protein gives rise to the protein MNKGELVALMAEAGHSKSDAEKALTWVVDSVLKALSRGEDVNLVGFGSFHIQSRAAREGRNPKTGEKMHIAAYKQPVFRAGKKMKEACNNK